Part of the Flagellimonas eckloniae genome, TTCATTTGACCATTGATGCGATGGCAATAAGTCTTTATGATTGGGTAGATACCTTGGTTGAAGAGAAATTGTTTGCAGAAGATGCACGAGTAATTGCGTTTACCAGTGAGGGTAACTCAAAGGCCTGGAAAAATTACGCGGCGGTCTCCGCCGCTAAGGCCGCATTGGAGGCGATAACACGGAATATCGCCTTGGAGTTTGCACAAGTTGGCATAAAAGCCAATTGTATTCAGGCCGGTGTTACGGACACTAGGTCACTGCAGATGATTCCCAATAGCGATATTCTTAAAAAAGAAGCTTTAAAACGAAGCCCCAACAATAGACTTACAACACCCGAAGATGTTGCTAACGTGGTTTATCTGTTAACACGTGAAGAAGCAAAATGGATTACAGGAACTGTGCTAAAAGTTGATGGAGGAGAAAGCTTGCAATAAGATTATGACTTCAAAAGAAATACTTTCGCAATTACCATACAGTGAACCGTTCCTTTTTGTGGATGAAATCGACTTTGTTGATGAAAATGGTGTGGAGGGGAGATATACATTTAAAAAGACTTCTCATTTTTATCAAGGTCATTTTAAAGATTATCCCATAACACCAGGTGTACTATTAACCGAGTGCTGCGCTCAAATTGGCTTGGTATGTCTCGGGATTTATCTTTTAAAGGGAAGAACTAAAACTTCTGACATAAATGAAAACACACTCCAAATAGCAATGAGTAGCTCGGAAATGGAGTTTTATTTACCGGTATCTCCTGGTGAAACCGTGAAAGTGGTCTCTGAAAAAAAATATTTTCGATTTAATAAGTTGAAATGTAACGTTAAGCTTTTTAATTCTGAAAAGAAATTGGTTTGCAAAGGCGTTTTAGCTGGAATGTTTAAACAAACTTCGGATGGAAAATAGGGTAGTGGTTACAGGTTTAGGGGTTTGCGCCCCAAATGGGACTGGTATTCCAGAGTTTACCTCATCCTTAAAACAAGGAAGCTGTGGAATACGTTTTCATTCAGAACTTGAAAAATTAAAATTTGGATGTCAAATAGCTGGAAAACCGAATATTAATAACATTAATCTAAATAATTACTTCACTAATGTTCAATTAAGGGGATTGAATGCAAGTGGGATGTTTTACGGCGTAATCGCGGGTAAGGATGCTTGGGAAAATGCAGGTTTGTCACCTTTGGGTTCAGAAAGCCCAGATTGGGACAGTGGCGTGATTTTTGGCACGGGAATTCTTGGAGTGGATAAGTTTAGAGAGGCCATATATCAAGTTGATGAAGGTAATGTGAGACGATTGGGCAGTACCTCGGTAGTCCAAACCATGGCTAGTGGCATCAGTGCTTATCTCGGGGGTATGCTGGGTTGTGGAAATCAAGTCACCACCAATTCATCAGCTTGTACAACGGGAACAGAAGCCATATTAATGGGGTATGAGCGTATTAAATCTAAAAAGGCATCAAGAATGCTGGTGGGGAGTTGCAGTGATAGTGGTCCCTATGTTTGGGGAGGCTTTGATGCTATGCGTATACTTCCAAGAAGTTTTAATGATAACCCAACCAAAGCAAGCAGGCCACTAAGTGAGACTGCTTCAGGATTTGTCCCGGGAAGTGGGGCAGGAGCCTTGGTGTTGGAGTCATTAGAAAGTGCAAAACGTCGTGGTGCGGCCATTTACGGAGAAATTGTCGGTGGTGCTATTAATAGTGGTGGACAACGTGGAGGGGGAACGATGACGGCACCAAATAATGACGCGGTGGTTCGTTGCATTCAGGCCGCAATTAAAGATGCTGGTGTTAAT contains:
- a CDS encoding SDR family oxidoreductase — translated: MENRPEWALILGGSSGLGLATAKKLAKEGFHILIVHRDRKSDLETIQKDFEEIAVKSILHSFNQDATNPVKRNELIQEVKELIGIDKIRVLVHSIAKGNLKPMQGESDKILSNQDFHLTIDAMAISLYDWVDTLVEEKLFAEDARVIAFTSEGNSKAWKNYAAVSAAKAALEAITRNIALEFAQVGIKANCIQAGVTDTRSLQMIPNSDILKKEALKRSPNNRLTTPEDVANVVYLLTREEAKWITGTVLKVDGGESLQ
- a CDS encoding 3-hydroxyacyl-ACP dehydratase FabZ family protein, which encodes MEEKACNKIMTSKEILSQLPYSEPFLFVDEIDFVDENGVEGRYTFKKTSHFYQGHFKDYPITPGVLLTECCAQIGLVCLGIYLLKGRTKTSDINENTLQIAMSSSEMEFYLPVSPGETVKVVSEKKYFRFNKLKCNVKLFNSEKKLVCKGVLAGMFKQTSDGK
- a CDS encoding beta-ketoacyl-[acyl-carrier-protein] synthase family protein, with protein sequence MENRVVVTGLGVCAPNGTGIPEFTSSLKQGSCGIRFHSELEKLKFGCQIAGKPNINNINLNNYFTNVQLRGLNASGMFYGVIAGKDAWENAGLSPLGSESPDWDSGVIFGTGILGVDKFREAIYQVDEGNVRRLGSTSVVQTMASGISAYLGGMLGCGNQVTTNSSACTTGTEAILMGYERIKSKKASRMLVGSCSDSGPYVWGGFDAMRILPRSFNDNPTKASRPLSETASGFVPGSGAGALVLESLESAKRRGAAIYGEIVGGAINSGGQRGGGTMTAPNNDAVVRCIQAAIKDAGVNADEIDVVNGHLTATTKDPMEIQNWCNALGRSGMDFPYINSFKGMFGHCLAAAGSIECVGTLLQFKENQVFGNVNCEDVHPEISKIIDTSRIPQATINFAPRIIAKASFGFGDVNACVIFKAFGQD